In the genome of Carya illinoinensis cultivar Pawnee chromosome 13, C.illinoinensisPawnee_v1, whole genome shotgun sequence, the window AATTCCATAGAATTGGATGGATGTTTATTTACtttaagtaatttttattaGTAAGGATAGTTGTCCTCAGTGATACAACAATTACAACGACCTTGAAGCATAGGCTATCCAAATTTATTGATCTACTTCTGCTTGCATAACAACACATAAGTAGTTATACATTTGCAGACACTACATGATCTTGATCATCCAGCTTCATGCAGGGGGAACTGAGAAACCTGCAACGTCAAAATGTGACATGAATTCATTCCCAACTGCGCGCCAAATTTaatggaagaaaaggaaaacatataatttataaagaaaataatattaataattatgatCCAAATTAATGAACTAGCTAGGgagtaataatttttcttacttccACACTGGATCCCCGGGAGGAGTGGCATGCCACAGTACTTCGCTGCATAGACAAATTTCCCCATGTCAATCACCTGCTCGATTTCCTTGGTGATATGCTCGCACGTGCATGGAACGTCCAAAGTCAAGAAAACACTGCAGCACGCTGGAGACGGGTTCGACCTTGCCATATTCTTTTCAAGGAAAATACCACAGTAAATTTTTAATGCCTGCAGATCCTCTATGCAACCAGCAACCATGTTGCTGTTGTTATTGGACATCAGAATCCCAAGGATGGCAAAGATAGCCAAAAGCAAGCTATTGGTGTTCAAACCTGTCATCTCTCTTTCTGTTCTTTCACTTAGcgctctcactctctctctctctctctggatgTGAATTTGTTGGGGGTGTTGAGTGGTTTATATAGGGGTTTTGGGAGAGGTGTTAAGGTAATACTTTGGATTTGGGCCTGAAATTGGGTTCCTTCGTTGCAAAAACATGCGTTAAAGTGTTGGTGTAAATGAGCTGCATGTGAACCACAACCTTTTTAGATCTTCCTGCTAAAAGACAagcaaaaagtaaatttgataGGTTACAGGAAGATCAGGCCGATCGAGCCATGGCACATGGTGTGAGTACAGAACGTTAAAAACCCTGTGCCAATGATCTAAAAAGACATTGTAACGGGTAGCTCAACATAAAAATCCCattcttgtatatatatgtaagagGCAAATGTATAAGAAGGATGTGTAATTGGAGTTCGTAGCATTAACTAAATAAgaatctctgttttttttttttcgctctGCTTTTTAAGAACAAAATGTTATTTTGGCTGTTCAATAAACCACTGATCAACTCATTATATTTACAGTCTTCTCAATATATATGTATCTATTATGGTTCCATTCATTAACTTCAAAATGAGTACTGTTGTATAGCACGGAATTAAGATCACTAAATTTCCAGTGGGCTAATCATGATTACGGGTCATTAATTTATGGGTATGgatattaatttgttatcattaacTCATGTTGATAGCTACCATATATGGGCTAAATGAGTTTGCACATACATGGATTAGCTACTACCATTAGCTCATGTTGGCAAACGTGACTGTGCGGATCATTTATGACGAAGAAGATGAGCTTCAAAAGAGCATGAAAGTTCGAGTCCTCTTCAAGGCCTAAGAATTTCGATACAACTCCATGCACAGACCCCTTAGAtagcaaaatttaaattccataGAATTGGATGCATGCTTATTTACTTCAAGTAGTTTTTCATTATGGTAAGGATAGTTGTTCTTAGTGATACAACAACAATGAAGCTCTTATAGCCTATAGGCTATCCAAATTTATTCTATTTCTGCATGCATAACAACACGTAAGTTATACATTTGCAGACACTACATCTTGATCATCCAGCTTCATGGGGGAACTGTGTAACCTGCAACAAAATGTAACATGAATTCATTTCCAACTGCCGAATTTAATGGAGGAAAAGGAAAACATAGTTTATAAAGAAAAGGTTCTTAATTAAAGATCTtaatgattatgatccaaatGATCTAAGGagtaagaatttttcttacttccaCACTGGGTCCCTGCGGGGAGTGCCCTGCCACAGTACTTTGCTACAAAGACTACTTTCTCCATGTCAACCACTTGCTCAACCTCCTTGGTGATATGCTTGCACGCGCATGGAATGTCCACAGTCTGGATAACACTGCAGCAGCCTGGGGAGGGGTTCGACTTTGGCAAGTTCTTTTGAACGAACATAGCACATTGAGTTATCAAACCCTGCAGATCACCTTGGCAAGCTGCTTGGCCAGCAACCATGTTGCTGTTGTCATTGGACATCAGAATCCCAAGGATGGCAAAGACAGCCAAAAGCAAGATATTGGTATTGAAAACTGTCATCTCTCTTTCTGTTCTTTCACTTagttctatctctttctctcttaaTTGGATGTGAATCTGTGGGGGTTGGTGAGTGGTTTATATAGGGGTTTTGAGGGAGGTGTTAAGGTGACACTTTGCATTTAGGCCTGGAATTGTGTTCATTTATTGCAGAAACATGCATTAGGGTGTTGGTGTAAATGGGTTGCATGTGAACCCAACATGTTTATTCGTGCTAAAATACAAGCAAAAAAGTAAGTTTGATCGGTTAGTGGAAGATATTCCACGGCATAAGGCCAGTGTGACAGAACGTTGAAAACCAGCTTGTGCCAATCATCTGAAAGACGTTGTTAacgggtatatatatatatatatatatatatatataaattccctcttcttcttttgaatgatataagaatattcaaaataaataaataactgtaTGTAGTTGAATTCATAGGAAggacatttataatttttctttttatttatttattttgcattcgagactctcaaaatttaaaattagtgccttaaattttctatattttctaatttacatcctcaattaaaattttatcttaaaaacaaatgaaaaattaatggCATGATGCAATCTTTTTTTTGTTCAACACATGGTGCAATCTTAAAAGGAATTTTGGAACTAATTTTCCCTTGATAACCTTTTCTCGTGTCGTTTTATTTACAATCTCCAAACGACAATGCGTGGAGGCTGGCCAAACAAAACGATGTCGCCATTCAAAAACTCCCGAACCCAGAACGCCTGAGCGCCATTTTGTAACTTCGTTCTTCTTCCTGCTCTGCTTCTTCAATCTCTGAAAAAGCCCTAAAACCTTTACTGGAAACCCTAGAAATTAGTGCTTGGAATGGACATGCAGAGGCGCGTGGCGGTGTGCACTGAGAACGAGGGCCTTGTGGCGTACATGTGGAGCAAGAGGCAGGAGCTTGCGGAGAAGCCCAAAGGGATCTCCGAGAACGTTGACATGACTCTTTCAAAGGCTTACTCCAATATGTGCAACTCCAAAACCCCAATCAAGTCCCTCAAAGACCTCTCTCAGATCAAGTGAAGTACCATTTTagtctccaaaaaaaaaaaaaaagaaaaaaagaaaaaaagaagaagctcaaTTTACTGGGAAAAGAATGCTGATCGCATGTCATttgctggaaaaaaaaaatttgggattattttatcgagttatttttttctttttttgggtaaATAGAGAAGTGGGTAATTTTTTCGATAAGGCGCTGTTTGGTTACGAATTCTCATTATCTAGCGAGGGAAAGTCCTGTTATTGGGTGTACGTAGGAATTTTGTagtttctttttaacaaatttaatattaaaacaaaacaaaacaagccAAAGGCCTGAAGTTTACTGTAGAAAGTTTCTTTCTTTAGTCAATGTGTGGTAATCCTAATACGGAATCTTCTTTTACTTTGGCTGCTGAGAGTGTCGGAAATGGAAAAAAGcttgggatttttggcgtaaAAGATGGAGAGAAATGCTTCCGCTTAATAGAGGCCAATAAAAGCACCTGTCTACTAAcattttgattgtttttttccAGAAATTTGTGAAACTAAAGAATAAAATGATGCTTCAAGAGcttgttttggtttcttctgctagtttccttttaatttatatgctattttatatatacttcGTAACGGCTCAAATTGTGTTATAGGGGTGTGGGCAAATGGATCCTAAGACTTATGCAAGGGTTTTTTGAGACTGGTTCAGGTGCTTCTGAACCAGAAGACTTATCTAAAGAAGGTAATTTTGCCAATGCCTGGGAATTTGCAATTTGTTCATCGATCGccatggaaaatttcattggtAAATCCAGTGTTCATTATTATTGACATTTAGGTAAGAGAAGGAAAGGAACCAAACGTTATGTACCACAAAAGAATTCCGTTGCATATGCCTTGTTGATAGCCCTGTACAGGTAACTGCTGTATAATATTTTGCTTTCTTTAGGCAAATCTTTCACTGAACCAagagttttaatatatattttgctgCTAGGGGGATTGCAAATGGGAATGAATTTATGCGTAAACAGGAGCTAATTGATGCAGCTGAAGCAAGTGGACTTTCTCGGGTGCCAATTGCGTGCGTTAACTCATTATATTGGTTTCTGATTTGTTTTTCTCAGTAATTTTAGTGGTTCCAACAGTACAATTGAGATTTTTTAGACTGTTCTTGTTCTTAGGccagaaaagggaaaaggaaaaccGGGGCAATTTGGAAGTTCTCCAAAGGATTGGTATAGTGGGTGGAACTGCATGAAGACATTGATAACCAAGGGATTAGTTGTTAAATCGAGTTGCCCTGCAAAGTAAGGCTACATTTTGCACATTTCCTATTGATAATTACATCTTTTTGATAATGGGTATAAAAGCTGTTAcctctattattaattttttatagtaaTTGTTAGGATATGTGTTATGAGATGCTTTATCAGTTGGTAGCAACTGTCAATGACGTCAGGCAAGTTAGGATTTATAGTTTAATACAGTTTtggtaaaataatattttttatacaagaAACTTCTGTGTAATCAATTTCCCGGTTATTTTGTTAGAATTCTACAAGCTCTTGAAGTATAGATAATTGTGCATATGATTGCGGTTGGTGGCTGCTGTTTTATGCAGGTACCAATAACCCCTGTTATATTGCAGGTACATGCTAACCCAAGAAGGTCAGGAAGTAGCACATGACTGTCTCATGAGATCTGGTTTGGCTGATCCAGCTGATAGCTTGGCTAATACAGAAGGCTTTTCTGATAAGGGGGCACATGGTATGCCAAATCTGGATTTGGTTCAACTTGACGTGGATATAGATGTGATGCCCGCATCTAGGGGTTTAAGTCAGCAGAAGAaattaccgataaaaaaaagtcAGCAGAAGAAATCAATTGATGTGCCATTTGAATCACTTGAGAGGGTACATGTTCAAATTACTTGAACTCTGAGGTTGAACAATCTAGACTAGGAAGCTATCAACCATTTCAGTTCTTATTatgttcttctctctctctctctctctctctctctctctctctctctctctctctctctctctctctcattatatTCTTAAACTTATCCTGGAACCTCTGATTAAGAATTTTGTTGATTAAGAATGAAAAAGCAACCACCAACTGCACCCATATGCACAATTATTTGGTGGCTGCTGGGCATATAGATACTGGAATGATTTTTATTGAAGTATATATCAACTCATGcctttcatattctttttaattgagaaaacgTTTTATATGATCTCTTTCTGCTATTTGGAATATAATCCACTTGCTGCCTATGCATATTTGCAAAGACAATTACTTGCTTCAGTTTGTTACTTTCATCTTGTCCTTGATCACATTCATCTTTTCCTTcgtttagctttttctttttttctttttttaaagaaaacagtGAACAATATATTTATGTAACAATATGGAAGATCACGTTTTTCCTTTTTGTGGTAGCAGCACATAATATGTTGActtgtgctattttgttttatttatttgtttcattttgttttgtttttttttttaatttcttttttattgtaaaaatacCCTTTACTGTAGTTTATGCGCATGGGATACTCTAAGGATCAAGTTCTTAGTGCTTTCACTGAAGTTTCCAAGAGTTCTCAGACGAAGGAGATCTCATCACTCTGGCCAGCAGTTTTGTGTCGTCTTCGAGAGGACCAAGTTTATGGTTTGTGTTCTGCGTCCCAATCTGTAGGAGAAGATTCTGATAAGATTAAATACCTGCACTAACCCAAATGGTAATAAACGTTGCTTCTATGTTAACAAATGATACTGAGTGTTTGATTCCCTGCATATATGCCAGGTCACAGACATGTTGTTGGAAGTGAGAGTAGACTGACAGATCATTCTCAAGATGACGGTGGGCATATGCCagaattatattctaataacaCAGCACCAAACTCTTCTACCTTGAgagaattatattctaataacaCAGCACCAAACTCTTCTACCTTGAGAGCTTGCTCATCATCTTCATGTGTAAGTAAACGATGCTTTCTTTTGCAAACATCTTGCTTCTGAGTCCCAGACGGTTATTATGGCTTCTCAAATATTGCATCTGGGTTTGCATGTAGTAAGCGGCAGGCTTCCTGAACcctgagaaaaagaaaatgggtagTTGAGGCCCTCTTCAGATTAGGCCTATTTATGATTCGCAAGATGCTAAAGCCTGATTGTGATGATAATGGTTAGATATGTGGTGATTAAGTCTATTTATGTATGCAAGCCACATGTGCATAAAGTAGTTTGCTCATATGAAACAGATAGCCCGGATTCAAATTTACCTTTCCCTTTGTTCTTGTACATGGTTGATTTACTTAAAGATCGTgagattttaataatttaatgctCAAAATCCTTTTGAATCTCTTAGGATCGTCCTGTGCAAAAGTCAAGGATGGATGGTTTAAAAGGAAATATGAATGTTTTAAGCATGCCACCTCTGAGCTTTGGTGAGAGATTTGAGGATGCATATGAAGTGACCTTGATATTGGATGATCGAGAGCAGTTTGCCACTCAGGGGTCAGTGAACTTCATGCTTTGGGGAATTTTGCCGTGCTTCTTGAAATGGATTATTATTTGTTCTTTAGGCATTAAGtttgatttatatttatcttttaagatATAAGATAGGTGATGTTTGCAATGATTTTGATGAAGTAACTATATATTGGGTTTTAGCTCGCGGTCGAGGAGAATTATCGAGAATATATGTAGTCAATTCAGAATCAAAATAGAGGTTAGTTCTCTTGAATCTTACTACCTATTAGTTCATAATGCTTCTTTGAATATGGATGGGTACGGTTATTGTTTTCTATATCATTGTTAGATTTGGATTATGGAAACCACTATTGAAAGTTTTTCCTATACTCACATACATCATATATACATAGAAAACTCTCTTGAAATTTGTCATAAATGTTGACTCTTCTGCAGGTTAGACGGTTACCAGTTGGAGATGGAATCTGGATAGCTCGCCATAAATATGTTGACAGTGAATACGtacttgattttattgttgaaaGGAAGAATGTTGATGATTTACGCTGTTCCATCAGGGATAATCGATATAGGGACCAAAAACTGAGGCTTTTGGTATTTCAAATAACTCAATGCCTTGTATTTCTTTCTTGAAGCTTCCCAGCAGCTGTTATTTCTGGTGATAAAATTTgctacacacacatacatggatggatggatggatgctTTGAGCCTTTGAGAGTCGAAAACTTTTGCTCTTGTGGTCTGTTGGGCATGCTTAAGACTAGAGCATTTGAAGTTCTTTCCTAGTAATTTTAGTATTAGGAATTTGCTACTCTGTCTCATCTTCTGCTTATGGTTATCTTTAATTTATATCATCCTGACTTTTTTGGCTGTTAAATTGCATTTGTAAGAGGTGTGGACTTAAGAAGCTGATATATCTTGTGGAGGGGGACCCAAATTCTTCCGAAGCTGCCGAAAGCATCAAAACAGCGTAAGTGATTTTCTGAAAGTATTTATAGGATCcagattttttttaacaataatatgcatgagtGTGTTTGTGAATACATGGTTGGCCTATTAATTATACTGGGGTTGTATTTAAgcaatttgttttcttaatccACTGTTGTTTTCAGAATTTCAAAACTGAACGTGCAGTTTAATTGCAGTCTGTGTTGCAAGTTTTTAATTACCACATAATCTGTAATGGCAATTGAGTAGATAAGCTtggaaagtgagatgagatgagaattttgtaaatagtagtaagatagtttatgaatagtagtgagataatttggaAGCACATAAGACGAGGGTGGGGGTGTTTACTTGCCATACTAAACTTGTGGTGGGGGAGGGtactcatgtaaattttttttttttggccccggggggggggggggggggggtttcccTTACCTGATGTTTGGaaaagagatgagataagataagatgagaattttgagttgaaaactttttccaaacaagccctgggatgtttggaaataatttcCTTCTCATCCAGTCTCAGCTCATTACATcacatctcatttcttttccacacatcattcaaatacaaacattttcaaactaatcattataactttttcaaactaatcattacaactttctcaaactttcaaacaaaatataaaaaacaatgaaactttttcaaatctcaaaacaaaaataatattaaaaaaattatattctaacaatattttaattttataatattttctattcaactttttctctcattttccaaaacccaataaatacttaactcaaactatcttgctactcacaaaattctcatctcatctcatttcgcAAGCATCAATATGTATGTTTTTGCTTCTCATTTTGAGCAATTAGCATTATTGGTTCTGTTGATTTTTGGAATCTCTTCTACATAAATTGGCAAGGATTTTTTAGGCATGATTACTGGGCACAcacaccacccccccccccccccccccccccccccccctcttctctctccctttttctcTCCGCCCTcgattgtttttggttttttgggtGTCATTGATGTGAAGAATTAGTTTCTGATCTGTCTTCAAGTTTTTAATACTGTGCCTTGCAGTTGTTTTACTACAGAGATTCTGGAGGGATTTGATGTGCAGCGAACAACTGGTTTGGCTGATACTCTAAAGAAGTATGGTTATCTTACCCAAGCAATATCTCACTACTATAACTCAGTGTTGCCTGAGGACTGCACTAAGGGCGCAGGAGTATGCCCTCCTTATGATGAGTTTGTCAAAAGGTGCCAAGACCTGGATAAAGTTACAGTCAGCGATGTGTTTGCAATTCAACTCATGCAGGTATAATAAAATGTGAACTTGTGCCTAGAGGTGTGAAATTCTCCTTAATTTTGGTCTTTCTATTTCTGGAGTTCTTGTCCTTAATTTATTGGAACCAAAAATTTGTTCTGAAACTTTAGCAATACGAGAACCATAGAAAAATGGTAAATTTGATTCACGCCTGTTTCATCCCAGGTTTGTTCATCTACAAGTCCTTAAGCACAAATCCCAAATACAACTTgaatttaaacaagaaaaatgataggtGGACAGGAGGAAACACAAAGCAAATCACGGACAATACACATTTTAGTACTGTTCATAGTACTATTCAAGTTTTCTGTCACAATCAGGTGATTAATTCCATAAATATTCCTTAACTTGTAAATGCAGGTCCCACAAGTTACAGAGGATGTCGCCATTGCTGTTTTGGATTTGTACCCAACACTTCTATCTCTTGCCCGTGCCTACTCTCTTCTTGTTAGTTCCATTTTCCTTGGTTCAAAATTTATACGAGCAAGTTGAATGGGtgctttttaattttacttactTCTACTCATTCTGGCATCAACACTCTGTTTTGACTAGGAGGGCGACCAAAGTGCACAAGAGGAGATGCTTAGCAGACAGAGTAAAGATGTGATCAGTTTAGTTGCTAGTAAGAATATATTCTACTTAGTCTGGGGCAACTGAGTGTTTTAATCCCCTTGAACTAACAAGGCTTCATGGATCCTGAAGATTGTGTATTTCATGAAGCAAAAGCAATCTGCTTCAAACTTCGAAGAGATTTTGCAATATGCAATGTAAATAAGAGATAGATTGTGTACTGTGTAGGGTTTGCTGAAGAGTTTCTTATGTTGAGCAGTGTTCTGTTTAAATGTTAGGACTTAGACGTTATTTCACATTTTCTATTGAAATGCTCAGAAAAGATAGGCCAATCAATCTTATTCTCTAAGTTTGTTGTATAATCAATATCACTCTTATTACAGCTTGATGGCATAATTAACCTTTAAccatcatttgaaaaaaatagaaacctcTAACCATCAAGATGAAGGGCAAGATTCTAAAACCAACGAGGCTCGCATATTTGTCTTTAGATAAAGAGaaggtaaataaaaaaaattcagaaaggAAGTTTGAGACATCAACATAAAATGATTGAGAAATGTTCggtttataaaatgaatttacaGAAGTAAAACTCATGAACAAATAAATGTAGCTCGTTGTGATACAGAGATTGTGAAGTTCTGTATActgtaaagtaaatttaacatattatatctaATCACATCAGTTTGAGTTGTACTTTTATAAGATCTTTTTGTAACTTTGTACTTCTCAAAAAGATTTATCTGGTTTCAAAGCAGAGTTTTGTTGCCATAGCTTTCAAGTAGGAAAAGAGCATTTCTTCAACTTTATGCCCCAAAACATTCTATAGGTTGTGACATATTTTTGTCCAAGCATACACTCTTTGTGTCTTCTATTCCACTATATTCTCGATgactttctttattctttttctttcttttttttaaatgagcatAATGTCACTAAGTACTATGATattgcattattttttctttgataaggACTATAAAAGAACAAGCCAAATGGTGCATGTATGGATTGCTATGCGTAATTACAAAAAGGCGTTATAAGGTAAAAGAAACACATTATATTTGCTCAAAAGCCAAAGATTTATTACAGAAGTAAATGTACAAAAGAGATGCTCCAAAGATCATTTGGTGAGGCGGTAATTCATTTGTCTCTGTGATCCCAAATCTTTCACGAAGAACCTTATGCTATAATGATGCGAAATCTGTCCTCAACTTTCTTTGTATCTGAATCTACCAACTGCAAAAGTGAAGGAAATGAGTGAGACAAGTACTTGTATGCGCGCATGAAGGTAGATTCTTGCAGCTAGAAGTGCATGATACTGACCTCTAAGTCTAACTCTTTTTTTGTTGCATGCCCTCTAAAGTAACCAAACTGGGAAATCCTTGATAGACTCCAGCTTTCCACCTGAGCCAATGTACATGACGAAATTCACATGGCAAATATATGCATCATTGTATATGCGTGTGTGTTTTGAGGGGGCGGAGAGGAGTGGGGGACGGAGAGTCTGAGAATTACTTACATCATTCGGGAACTTGTCCAAGGAAAAGCCAGCCATACCAATAACTGCATGCAGTGGGGCACTATAATTGCTATGATCATATGTATCAATCCCATTTCTATCCTTTTTAGGCATGGCCATGCATTTCTTTTGGTAAACTGAGCAAGTTCTCTCATAATTATGAACATGGCCAAAGAGAACCAGATCAACCTGTAATTTAAAGGCAACAAAAAATGGCCAATTTCATACTTTGTAAAGCTAGAGAATAATATTTTTCGTATCTAAGATGGGATAACCAGTTAGTTCAGAAGCAACTTACTTTGTTTTGCAACAGTAATGGTTCTACCTTCTCGATAAATTCTGGATCGACGCTAAGTATACCGTTTGAGGAAGAATACATTGGTCTATGCCTGCAATTTACAGATCATGCAGTTGATTTCAATTTCGGAAATTTGGAGCATACGCATATAAACATAGATATTATGTACATACATATTAACAAGATCTGAAAACAGATTAATGGTATATGCATATTTCAAGTAAAGAATGCAACAGCCAGAGTTTAGGCTACATATATTTCAACAAGCACATGCCTGCACAGAACATGCAGACTATTAAAGATCAGTTAGTGTGATGTTTATTTCCTAAGAACTTTTCATTTATGTTTTACTATATTAAGCTTTTCTATTATTAGCTTGTGTTTGGAAGTTGTATCTCTGCTTTTAATGAAATTTGTGAGTCTCTATGTAAGCATATATATCAGA includes:
- the LOC122292826 gene encoding crossover junction endonuclease MUS81 isoform X1, coding for MDMQRRVAVCTENEGLVAYMWSKRQELAEKPKGISENVDMTLSKAYSNMCNSKTPIKSLKDLSQIKGVGKWILRLMQGFFETGSGASEPEDLSKEGKRRKGTKRYVPQKNSVAYALLIALYRGIANGNEFMRKQELIDAAEASGLSRVPIAPEKGKGKPGQFGSSPKDWYSGWNCMKTLITKGLVVKSSCPAKYMLTQEGQEVAHDCLMRSGLADPADSLANTEGFSDKGAHGMPNLDLVQLDVDIDVMPASRGLSQQKKLPIKKSQQKKSIDVPFESLERFMRMGYSKDQVLSAFTEVSKSSQTKEISSLWPAVLCRLREDQVYGHRHVVGSESRLTDHSQDDGGHMPELYSNNTAPNSSTLRELYSNNTAPNSSTLRACSSSSCDRPVQKSRMDGLKGNMNVLSMPPLSFGERFEDAYEVTLILDDREQFATQGNYILGFSSRSRRIIENICSQFRIKIEVRRLPVGDGIWIARHKYVDSEYVLDFIVERKNVDDLRCSIRDNRYRDQKLRLLRCGLKKLIYLVEGDPNSSEAAESIKTACFTTEILEGFDVQRTTGLADTLKKYGYLTQAISHYYNSVLPEDCTKGAGVCPPYDEFVKRCQDLDKVTVSDVFAIQLMQVPQVTEDVAIAVLDLYPTLLSLARAYSLLEGDQSAQEEMLSRQSKDVISLVASKNIFYLVWGN
- the LOC122292826 gene encoding crossover junction endonuclease MUS81 isoform X5, whose translation is MDMQRRVAVCTENEGLVAYMWSKRQELAEKPKGISENVDMTLSKAYSNMCNSKTPIKSLKDLSQIKGVGKWILRLMQGFFETGSGASEPEDLSKEGKRRKGTKRYVPQKNSVAYALLIALYRGIANGNEFMRKQELIDAAEASGLSRVPIAPEKGKGKPGQFGSSPKDWYSGWNCMKTLITKGLVVKSSCPAKYMLTQEGQEVAHDCLMRSGLADPADSLANTEGFSDKGAHGMPNLDLVQLDVDIDVMPASRGLSQQKKLPIKKSQQKKSIDVPFESLERFMRMGYSKDQVLSAFTEVSKSSQTKEISSLWPAVLCRLREDQVYGHRHVVGSESRLTDHSQDDGGHMPELYSNNTAPNSSTLRELYSNNTAPNSSTLRACSSSSCDRPVQKSRMDGLKGNMNVLSMPPLSFGERFEDAYEVTLILDDREQFATQGNYILGFSSRSRRIIENICSQFRIKIERCGLKKLIYLVEGDPNSSEAAESIKTACFTTEILEGFDVQRTTGLADTLKKYGYLTQAISHYYNSVLPEDCTKGAGVCPPYDEFVKRCQDLDKVTVSDVFAIQLMQVPQVTEDVAIAVLDLYPTLLSLARAYSLLEGDQSAQEEMLSRQSKDVISLVASKNIFYLVWGN
- the LOC122292826 gene encoding crossover junction endonuclease MUS81 isoform X4; the protein is MDMQRRVAVCTENEGLVAYMWSKRQELAEKPKGISENVDMTLSKAYSNMCNSKTPIKSLKDLSQIKGVGKWILRLMQGFFETGSGASEPEDLSKEGKRRKGTKRYVPQKNSVAYALLIALYRGIANGNEFMRKQELIDAAEASGLSRVPIAPEKGKGKPGQFGSSPKDWYSGWNCMKTLITKGLVVKSSCPAKYMLTQEGQEVAHDCLMRSGLADPADSLANTEGFSDKGAHGMPNLDLVQLDVDIDVMPASRGLSQQKKLPIKKSQQKKSIDVPFESLERFMRMGYSKDQVLSAFTEVSKSSQTKEISSLWPAVLCRLREDQVYGHRHVVGSESRLTDHSQDDGGHMPELYSNNTAPNSSTLRELYSNNTAPNSSTLRACSSSSCDRPVQKSRMDGLKGNMNVLSMPPLSFGERFEDAYEVTLILDDREQFATQGRLPVGDGIWIARHKYVDSEYVLDFIVERKNVDDLRCSIRDNRYRDQKLRLLRCGLKKLIYLVEGDPNSSEAAESIKTACFTTEILEGFDVQRTTGLADTLKKYGYLTQAISHYYNSVLPEDCTKGAGVCPPYDEFVKRCQDLDKVTVSDVFAIQLMQVPQVTEDVAIAVLDLYPTLLSLARAYSLLEGDQSAQEEMLSRQSKDVISLVASKNIFYLVWGN
- the LOC122292826 gene encoding crossover junction endonuclease MUS81 isoform X3; translation: MDMQRRVAVCTENEGLVAYMWSKRQELAEKPKGISENVDMTLSKAYSNMCNSKTPIKSLKDLSQIKGVGKWILRLMQGFFETGSGASEPEDLSKEGKRRKGTKRYVPQKNSVAYALLIALYRGIANGNEFMRKQELIDAAEASGLSRVPIAPEKGKGKPGQFGSSPKDWYSGWNCMKTLITKGLVVKSSCPAKYMLTQEGQEVAHDCLMRSGLADPADSLANTEGFSDKGAHGMPNLDLVQLDVDIDVMPASRGLSQQKKSIDVPFESLERFMRMGYSKDQVLSAFTEVSKSSQTKEISSLWPAVLCRLREDQVYGHRHVVGSESRLTDHSQDDGGHMPELYSNNTAPNSSTLRELYSNNTAPNSSTLRACSSSSCDRPVQKSRMDGLKGNMNVLSMPPLSFGERFEDAYEVTLILDDREQFATQGNYILGFSSRSRRIIENICSQFRIKIEVRRLPVGDGIWIARHKYVDSEYVLDFIVERKNVDDLRCSIRDNRYRDQKLRLLRCGLKKLIYLVEGDPNSSEAAESIKTACFTTEILEGFDVQRTTGLADTLKKYGYLTQAISHYYNSVLPEDCTKGAGVCPPYDEFVKRCQDLDKVTVSDVFAIQLMQVPQVTEDVAIAVLDLYPTLLSLARAYSLLEGDQSAQEEMLSRQSKDVISLVASKNIFYLVWGN
- the LOC122292826 gene encoding crossover junction endonuclease MUS81 isoform X6, which encodes MDMQRRVAVCTENEGLVAYMWSKRQELAEKPKGISENVDMTLSKAYSNMCNSKTPIKSLKDLSQIKGVGKWILRLMQGFFETGSGASEPEDLSKEGKRRKGTKRYVPQKNSVAYALLIALYRGIANGNEFMRKQELIDAAEASGLSRVPIAPEKGKGKPGQFGSSPKDWYSGWNCMKTLITKGLVVKSSCPAKYMLTQEGQEVAHDCLMRSGLADPADSLANTEGFSDKGAHGMPNLDLVQLDVDIDVMPASRGLSQQKKLPIKKSQQKKSIDVPFESLERFMRMGYSKDQVLSAFTEVSKSSQTKEISSLWPAVLCRLREDQVYGHRHVVGSESRLTDHSQDDGGHMPELYSNNTAPNSSTLRELYSNNTAPNSSTLRACSSSSCDRPVQKSRMDGLKGNMNVLSMPPLSFGERFEDAYEVTLILDDREQFATQGSRSRRIIENICSQFRIKIERCGLKKLIYLVEGDPNSSEAAESIKTACFTTEILEGFDVQRTTGLADTLKKYGYLTQAISHYYNSVLPEDCTKGAGVCPPYDEFVKRCQDLDKVTVSDVFAIQLMQVPQVTEDVAIAVLDLYPTLLSLARAYSLLEGDQSAQEEMLSRQSKDVISLVASKNIFYLVWGN